A window from Actinomycetospora corticicola encodes these proteins:
- a CDS encoding ATP-binding protein: MRNRLLVVVSVLVVAVVLGLGVPLAMAAAATSTAEMFTDRLGDTTRFAALAQRPVTDSDTTALAAELTRYDQLYDAPAAVLDRQGELLVASRPSVVASIAQADDEARIALALAGRRSPTHTTIWPWDGRPMLLAEPVLVGGEVRGAAVTISPTAEARASVLVVWGVLALAGAVALVIAALAALPLVRWILSPVEDLDVGTAKVAAAVRAGRPAEPIGGDHGPPELRRLTRDFDAMAATVTATLEAQRSFVADAGHQLRNPLTALRLRLATHAEDLADAPVPPEIRDGPGAALEEIDRLTAVLDALLALARTEGRVVPPVEVGLDRVLDERVGTWSVLAEFEGLELHRAGARGLVVHSDPVTVATVLDAVLDNAVKYAPKGSTVELTTARVEGTVEVSVRDHGPGLRPEELERATERFWRKAPVPDGGSGLGLAIAARGAERAGAALSLELPDDGGLRVVLRWRSVALSTA; this comes from the coding sequence GTGCGGAACCGCCTGCTCGTCGTCGTGTCGGTGCTGGTCGTGGCGGTGGTGCTCGGCCTCGGCGTGCCGCTCGCGATGGCGGCCGCGGCCACGTCGACCGCGGAGATGTTCACCGACCGGCTGGGCGACACCACCCGCTTCGCGGCCCTGGCGCAGCGGCCCGTGACCGACTCCGACACCACCGCGCTGGCCGCCGAGCTGACCCGCTACGACCAGCTCTACGACGCCCCCGCCGCCGTCCTCGACCGGCAGGGCGAGCTGCTCGTCGCGTCCCGCCCGTCCGTCGTCGCGAGCATCGCGCAGGCCGACGACGAGGCGCGGATCGCCCTGGCCCTCGCCGGTCGCCGGTCACCGACCCACACCACGATCTGGCCCTGGGACGGCCGGCCGATGCTCCTCGCGGAGCCGGTCCTGGTGGGCGGGGAGGTGCGCGGCGCGGCGGTGACGATCTCGCCGACCGCCGAGGCACGCGCCTCGGTGCTGGTCGTGTGGGGCGTGCTCGCGCTCGCCGGTGCCGTGGCGCTCGTGATCGCGGCCCTCGCGGCGCTCCCGCTGGTCCGCTGGATCCTCTCGCCGGTCGAGGATCTCGACGTCGGGACCGCGAAGGTGGCGGCGGCGGTGCGTGCGGGGCGGCCCGCCGAGCCGATCGGCGGCGACCACGGCCCACCCGAGCTGCGCCGGCTCACCCGCGACTTCGACGCGATGGCCGCGACCGTGACGGCGACCCTGGAGGCGCAACGCTCCTTCGTGGCCGACGCCGGGCACCAGCTCCGCAACCCGCTGACGGCGCTGCGGCTGCGCCTCGCGACGCACGCGGAGGACCTCGCCGACGCGCCGGTACCCCCGGAGATCCGCGACGGCCCGGGCGCCGCGCTCGAGGAGATCGACCGCCTCACCGCGGTCCTCGACGCCCTGCTCGCCCTCGCGCGCACCGAGGGCCGGGTGGTGCCGCCGGTCGAGGTCGGCCTCGACCGGGTCCTCGACGAGCGGGTCGGGACCTGGTCGGTGCTCGCCGAGTTCGAGGGCCTGGAGCTGCACCGCGCCGGGGCGCGGGGCCTCGTCGTCCACTCCGACCCGGTCACGGTCGCGACCGTGCTCGACGCGGTCCTCGACAACGCGGTCAAGTACGCACCGAAGGGCTCGACGGTCGAGCTGACCACCGCGCGGGTCGAGGGCACGGTGGAGGTCTCGGTCCGCGACCACGGCCCCGGCCTGCGGCCCGAGGAGCTCGAGCGGGCGACGGAGCGCTTCTGGCGGAAGGCGCCGGTCCCCGACGGCGGGTCCGGCCTCGGCCTGGCGATCGCGGCCCGGGGCGCCGAGCGCGCCGGCGCGGCACTCTCGCTGGAACTCCCGGACGACGGTGGCCTGCGGGTGGTCCTGCGCTGGCGGTCGGTGGCGCTCAGTACGGCTTGA
- a CDS encoding response regulator transcription factor, translating into MRILLVEDDDRVAAALRTALARQQIEVTRLAGGRDVVAHLPGTDVVLLDLGLPDVDGIDVCRRIREAGDTPVIVVSARGEVEDRILGLHSGADDYLVKPYDAGELLARIHTVLRRRRPGPADDVVDLGAGLVVDLARREVRDGADPVALSRKEFAVLAQVARADGAVCTRERIVAEVWGRTWPGANRTLDVHVATLRTKLGRPDVVATVRGVGYRLTRR; encoded by the coding sequence ATGCGGATCCTGTTGGTGGAGGACGACGACCGCGTCGCCGCGGCGCTCCGCACGGCACTCGCCCGTCAGCAGATCGAGGTCACCCGGCTCGCCGGCGGCCGCGACGTCGTCGCCCATCTCCCGGGCACCGACGTGGTCCTGCTCGACCTCGGCCTGCCCGACGTCGACGGCATCGACGTCTGCCGCCGCATCCGCGAGGCGGGGGACACCCCGGTGATCGTCGTGAGTGCCCGCGGCGAGGTCGAGGACCGCATCCTCGGCCTGCACTCCGGCGCCGACGACTACCTCGTCAAGCCCTACGACGCCGGGGAACTGCTCGCCCGCATCCACACGGTGCTCCGGCGGCGCCGGCCCGGACCGGCCGACGACGTCGTCGACCTCGGCGCGGGCCTCGTCGTCGACCTCGCCCGGCGCGAGGTCCGCGACGGTGCCGACCCCGTCGCCCTGAGTCGCAAGGAGTTCGCGGTGCTCGCCCAGGTCGCCCGCGCGGACGGCGCGGTGTGCACCCGCGAGCGCATCGTGGCCGAGGTCTGGGGCCGGACCTGGCCCGGGGCCAACCGCACGCTCGACGTCCACGTGGCGACGCTGCGGACCAAGCTGGGGCGGCCCGACGTCGTCGCGACCGTGCGCGGGGTGGGCTACCGGCTGACGCGGCGCTGA
- a CDS encoding amino acid ABC transporter ATP-binding protein produces MVRLAGVNKHFGDLHVLREIDLEIAPGEVVVVLGPSGSGKSTLCRAINRLEPIDGGVVEIDGKELPAEGRDLAALRSDVGMVFQQFNLFAHKTILENVTLAPTKVRKVSKGEAENRAKTLLDRVGIANQASKYPAQLSGGQQQRVAIARALAMDPKVMLFDEPTSALDPEMVGEVVEVMSDLARDGMTMVVVTHEMGFARRAAHRVVFMADGEIVEDSTPDAFFARPSSDRARDFLGKILTH; encoded by the coding sequence ATGGTGCGTCTCGCCGGGGTGAACAAACACTTCGGTGACCTCCACGTGTTGCGCGAGATCGATCTCGAGATCGCGCCCGGCGAGGTCGTCGTCGTGCTGGGGCCGTCCGGTTCCGGCAAGTCGACCCTGTGCCGGGCGATCAACCGGCTCGAGCCGATCGACGGTGGCGTCGTCGAGATCGACGGCAAGGAGCTGCCGGCGGAGGGCCGTGACCTCGCGGCGCTCCGCAGCGACGTGGGCATGGTGTTCCAGCAGTTCAACCTGTTCGCCCACAAGACGATCCTGGAGAACGTCACCCTCGCGCCGACGAAGGTGCGCAAGGTGTCGAAGGGCGAGGCCGAGAACCGGGCGAAGACCCTGCTCGACCGGGTCGGCATCGCGAACCAGGCCTCGAAGTACCCCGCCCAGCTCTCCGGCGGTCAGCAGCAGCGCGTCGCGATCGCCCGGGCGCTCGCGATGGACCCGAAGGTCATGCTCTTCGACGAGCCCACCTCGGCGCTCGACCCGGAGATGGTCGGCGAGGTCGTCGAGGTGATGTCCGACCTCGCCCGCGACGGCATGACGATGGTCGTGGTCACCCACGAGATGGGCTTCGCCCGCCGTGCGGCGCACCGCGTCGTGTTCATGGCCGACGGCGAGATCGTCGAGGACTCCACCCCCGACGCGTTCTTCGCGCGCCCCTCCTCGGACCGGGCGCGCGACTTCCTCGGCAAGATCCTCACCCACTAA
- a CDS encoding glutamate ABC transporter substrate-binding protein yields the protein MRRVGVILVAIAAFVLAGCGREGGPGAAQSEQLSFPVAQNVQVPGSATVAKIQQAGRIKMGVKNDQPGLGVQDPTNGQYTGFDIEMGRMIAAGLGVSPDRIDYVVVPSAAREDAISRGDVDYYVGTYTINDNRKQRVGFAGPYYQAGQDLLVRADDSSITGPQTLMGKKVCSVTGSTPIQRVRQQNLTQPENVVEFQTYSQCVNQLIARQVDAVTTDDAILKGFAAQDPQQLKVVGQVFSEEPYGVGVPRDDVAFRNKVNDLIQQAETDGTWQRIYDATLGKSGTPATPPAIQRY from the coding sequence ATGAGACGCGTCGGCGTCATCCTGGTGGCCATCGCCGCCTTCGTCCTCGCCGGCTGCGGCCGCGAGGGTGGTCCCGGAGCCGCTCAGAGCGAGCAGCTCAGCTTCCCGGTGGCCCAGAACGTGCAGGTGCCGGGCTCGGCCACCGTCGCGAAGATCCAGCAGGCCGGCCGCATCAAGATGGGCGTGAAGAACGACCAGCCCGGCCTCGGCGTGCAGGACCCGACCAACGGGCAGTACACCGGCTTCGACATCGAGATGGGCCGCATGATCGCGGCGGGCCTCGGGGTCTCCCCCGACCGCATCGACTACGTCGTCGTCCCGTCCGCCGCCCGTGAGGACGCCATCTCGCGCGGCGACGTCGACTACTACGTCGGCACCTACACGATCAACGACAACCGCAAGCAGCGCGTCGGCTTCGCCGGGCCGTACTACCAGGCCGGGCAGGACCTGCTGGTCCGCGCCGACGACTCCTCGATCACCGGCCCGCAGACCCTCATGGGCAAGAAGGTCTGCTCGGTCACCGGCTCCACCCCGATCCAGCGGGTGCGGCAGCAGAACCTGACCCAGCCCGAGAACGTGGTCGAGTTCCAGACCTACTCGCAGTGCGTGAACCAGCTGATCGCGCGCCAGGTCGACGCCGTGACCACCGACGACGCGATCCTCAAGGGCTTCGCCGCCCAGGACCCGCAGCAGCTCAAGGTGGTCGGCCAGGTCTTCTCCGAGGAGCCCTACGGCGTGGGCGTCCCGCGCGACGACGTCGCCTTCCGGAACAAGGTCAACGACCTGATCCAGCAGGCCGAGACCGACGGCACCTGGCAGCGCATCTACGACGCGACGCTGGGCAAGTCGGGCACGCCGGCCACCCCGCCCGCCATCCAGCGGTACTGA
- a CDS encoding amino acid ABC transporter permease, with product MNVLFDNLGEFGTRFLGTIELFVLAAIASLVLGTVLAAMRVSPVPAMRVAATGYVTLLRNTPLTLVFFFFAFGFPLLEIADLSFFTLAVVALSLYTAAFVCETVRAGITTVPPGQAEAARALGLGFGQSLTLIVLPQAIRAVVPPLTSVQIALLKNTTVAAGFSVVEAGGIYQVLSERGYSTLVGLLWVALGFVILITPLTLLQRSLERRWSASSGGAVKAGAR from the coding sequence ATGAACGTCCTGTTCGACAACCTCGGTGAGTTCGGCACCCGCTTCCTCGGCACGATCGAACTGTTCGTCCTGGCCGCGATCGCCTCGCTGGTCCTCGGCACCGTGCTCGCCGCCATGCGCGTCAGCCCGGTGCCCGCGATGCGGGTCGCCGCGACCGGCTACGTGACGCTGCTGCGCAACACGCCGCTGACGCTGGTGTTCTTCTTCTTCGCGTTCGGCTTCCCGCTGCTCGAGATCGCCGACCTGAGCTTCTTCACCCTCGCCGTCGTCGCGCTGTCGCTCTACACCGCGGCGTTCGTGTGCGAGACGGTCCGCGCCGGCATCACCACCGTGCCGCCGGGGCAGGCCGAGGCGGCCCGCGCCCTGGGTCTCGGGTTCGGCCAGTCGCTGACCCTGATCGTGCTCCCCCAGGCGATCCGCGCGGTCGTCCCGCCGCTGACCAGCGTGCAGATCGCGCTGCTCAAGAACACGACGGTGGCCGCAGGCTTCTCCGTGGTCGAGGCCGGCGGCATCTACCAGGTGCTCTCCGAGCGCGGCTACTCGACGCTGGTCGGGCTGCTCTGGGTCGCGCTGGGCTTCGTCATCCTGATCACCCCTCTGACGTTGCTGCAGCGCTCGCTGGAACGCCGCTGGTCGGCCTCCTCGGGCGGTGCGGTCAAGGCAGGTGCCCGATGA
- a CDS encoding amino acid ABC transporter permease, with protein MSAPTAVLYDVPGPKARARNGALGVVAVIVVAALLAFVIVRLVATGQFEGRVWEWILYENIQLALLEGLLNTLRAFAVGAVLALAFGAVFALGRLSDHAWVRGISTGVVEFFRAVPLVVLMFIFYFGMPSAGITVSTFTAVVLALTLYNGSVLAEIFRSGVQAVPRGQSEAAYALGMRKSAVMRFVLLPQAVRSMLPTIVSQLVVLLKDSALGFLILYPELLYQARVLGSSGQLGRPLLPVAIVVAIVYITLCLLLTALANYLERRTRRTSPAPAVPADGAV; from the coding sequence ATGAGTGCTCCCACCGCCGTGCTCTACGACGTCCCCGGCCCGAAGGCGCGCGCCCGCAACGGGGCCCTCGGCGTCGTCGCCGTGATCGTGGTCGCCGCCCTGCTGGCCTTCGTGATCGTCCGGCTGGTCGCCACCGGGCAGTTCGAGGGCCGGGTCTGGGAGTGGATCCTCTACGAGAACATCCAGCTCGCCCTGCTCGAGGGGCTGCTCAACACGCTGCGGGCCTTCGCGGTCGGGGCCGTGCTGGCGCTGGCGTTCGGCGCGGTGTTCGCGCTCGGCCGGCTCTCCGACCACGCGTGGGTGCGGGGGATCTCGACCGGTGTCGTCGAGTTCTTCCGTGCCGTCCCGCTCGTCGTGCTGATGTTCATCTTCTACTTCGGCATGCCGTCGGCCGGGATCACGGTCTCGACGTTCACCGCCGTCGTCCTGGCACTCACGCTCTACAACGGGTCCGTGCTCGCCGAGATCTTCCGGTCCGGCGTGCAGGCGGTGCCGCGGGGACAGTCCGAGGCGGCGTACGCGCTCGGCATGCGGAAGTCCGCGGTGATGCGGTTCGTCCTGCTGCCGCAGGCGGTCCGGTCGATGCTGCCGACGATCGTCAGCCAGCTCGTGGTGCTGCTCAAGGACTCCGCACTCGGGTTCCTCATCCTCTACCCCGAGCTGCTCTACCAGGCCCGCGTGCTCGGGTCGTCCGGCCAGCTGGGCCGGCCGCTGCTGCCGGTGGCGATCGTGGTGGCGATCGTCTACATCACGCTGTGCCTGCTGCTCACCGCGCTCGCGAACTACCTGGAGCGGCGCACCCGTCGGACCTCACCCGCGCCCGCCGTACCCGCCGACGGCGCGGTCTGA